CCACATGAGAGGAAAGCGGAGGGcggagaagaggaagtgagggggagggaggggtctgGTTCACTTCTGGTTCCGGAGCTGATTGGACAGCCAGTCTAGTCCTTCATAGAGCCCGTCCCCGCTGGTGGCACAGGTGGCCTGAATGTACCAGTTCCTGTGGCGTAGAGAGTGCAGCCCCAGCTTGTCTGTGATTTCGGCCGCATTCATGGCATTGGGAAGGTCCTGAGGGAAAGGAGGAATTAGTGGCAGGGACCAGCAGCAGTCAGGCACCCGGGGCTGCCTCTCAcccaccctctctcttccctgACACAGGTTCTCCATCAGGGAAGGACCTTGCTGGTACCTACCTGTTTGTTGGCAAACACCAAGAGAACAGCATCCCGGAGCTCATCTTCAGCTAGCATCCTCATGAGCTCTTCACGGGCCTCATTCACGCGTTCTCTGTCATTGCTGTCCACCACGAAGATCAAGCCTGCAACACAGCCACATTACTGCACATATTGAACACTCCCCACCTGATCTACCCACAGGCTCTAGATCCAGTCCTCCCACTGGCCATGATGCTTAGTATGGCTTTTTATGCCCTGAAAGTGGTAAGGCCATCATCAGGCTCAGTGAGCAAGTACATCCCTCTGGGGCAAACGAGGAATCCAGGACAAGGATTGGCCCCTCACCTTGGGTGTTCTGGAAGTAGTGGCGCCACAGCGGCCGGATCTTGTCCTGGCCGCCCACATCCCACACAGTGAAGCTGATATTCTTGTACTCAACTGTCTCCACGTTGAAACCTGGGGGCAGGGTTACAGCTGAGTTTCCTCCGTACTCCAGAACACCAAACCCAACCTCCACCCTGGTCCTGGCCCAGCTTCTCACCAATGGTGGGAATGGTGGTCACAATTTCACCCAGCTTCAGTTTGTATAGAATTGTTGTCTTTCCTGCAGCATCCAGGCCCACCATGAGAATGCGCATTTCTTTTTTGCCAAAAAGGCCCTTGAAGAGGTTTGCAAAGATATTCCCCATGCTTGTGGACAGGTGGAAGCGATACTGGCCAGAGACCTGGGGAAGCAAGTTGTTCCAGTCCTGTTATGTGCTGCCAGTTTAGGTCCTGTGGCAGGTCAGAGACACACCTACCTAGGAGTCCCCGGCCCCAAGCCTTTTCCCATCCCTCCTAAAAtctcatgggggaggggagataatTCAATCCCAGGTCCCAGGTGGCAGAAAACCCTGTCCACCAGACTCACTAGGCATCTAAAGGCCACACACTAATCAAGGAAGGCACAGATACTACAGGCCAAATGTTCCATCACCTCCTGGTGACAGCAGAACAAGCCCAGAAAGAACTGTGGTGTCACCTCTCCAGGCATTTCTGTCATCCAGGTCATGAGAGACAGTTGTTAAGACAATATTCCATCTATCTCAAGCAGCCCAAGAAGGTAGAGACCCAAAAGGTAAACTGATGGCAACATATTCCCTTGAAAACCTATACAAAAGGATGCTCCTATGAGAACAGGTAAATGTGAGGATGTGTTCCTCCAagggcatgtacacacactcacaagggCCCACCGGCAGAACAGAAATGTTAGAGATGCCAATCAACTAAGCTGGCACCAATTTACCGGAGCATATCAGATGTTAGGGGCTTTGAGAAAGGATAGTAAGGCTTTTAGGGGCTCTGGTCTCACCATCTGGTGGCCACTTTTATTCATCACTTGTTTTTCATCCAAATGAATTTTACTGCTTTCTTAAATGCTGATTGTTAACTCCTAATAGTAAAAGCAAATAGAAGGCCATAGAGCCTTCAGAAAGAGATGTACCTGTGTACTATACAAGGCTGCTAACCTCACAGGAAAACGAACAAGCATGGTGTGAGACAGGATGACAAGGCTTCCCTACATATTGTCCCTCTGTGCTACTACAACAGAACACTACAAACTGGGCAAAACCACAGATGAGCTGGACATCCCAAATCATGGCCTGATTAGGTTAGATTTTTTGGCTCTAAGATGTGGCTGGCCTTCAGCTGTATCCTCCAGAGAGAAATGCCATGATCTCATGTGGTAAGTGAGTGTGAACCTACTTTGAAAGCCCTTCTCAGGACGGCCCTCATCCATTCTTGAGGGTGGAACCTTAAGACCCAAACAcccaccgggtggtggtggtgcacgccgcctttaatcccagcacttgggaggcagagccaggcggatcttggtgagttcgaggccagcctggtctacagagagagatccaggaaaggcacaaagctacacagagaaaaaccctgtctcgaaaaaccaaaaacaaaacaaaaaacaaaaacaaacaaacaacaacaacaacaacaacaaaaaaccccaaacacctACCCAACATTGCACTGGGTTCAATTTCCTATATATGAACTTAGAGAATACATTCAGACCATAGTAGTATATTCAAAATGAAGGCTCCCAAAAAgcataataagaaaaatataaacacaagagGATGGCTGTAAATcgaacatttgggaggcagaggctggaacaTATACTGAgattatcaaagaaaaagaagaagaaataaatctgGGTATGTTGcatcatgcctgtaaccccagcacaagggaggctgAGGTTGGCAGACTTCCtcaagtttgatgccagcctgaacTAGTGCAAGACCTTTCtttagaaaaactaaaaaacaaagccaatggccaaaaggggtggtggtgggtagaaagaagtgagaagaaaagaaggaaaagacaggTGGACAGACAGATTGACAAAactacagagaggagagagactctTAGCTAGGCAGGAGGAGCACATGCCTTAAGAGCTGAGGCCTGCTGCCAAAACAGTGACAATGCAGTGCTGGTGGGAGGAAGACTCTCAGGCAATACTCTTTAAAAATTCTGAGACTATGGCTCTCAACCTTTAACTCCTACCAATTACAGATAGGGAAGAATAACTAATTTCAACATAACAAGTCATCCTTTGAGGATCCAAACCAGGCAAAAGGAAGTGAGTCCAAGATGAATTAAGAAGGAACTCACTAGTTACCATAGAGCAGGGAGCACACCAC
This Peromyscus maniculatus bairdii isolate BWxNUB_F1_BW_parent chromosome 8, HU_Pman_BW_mat_3.1, whole genome shotgun sequence DNA region includes the following protein-coding sequences:
- the Arf1 gene encoding ADP-ribosylation factor 1; the protein is MGNIFANLFKGLFGKKEMRILMVGLDAAGKTTILYKLKLGEIVTTIPTIGFNVETVEYKNISFTVWDVGGQDKIRPLWRHYFQNTQGLIFVVDSNDRERVNEAREELMRMLAEDELRDAVLLVFANKQDLPNAMNAAEITDKLGLHSLRHRNWYIQATCATSGDGLYEGLDWLSNQLRNQK